GGAAAAGTTACGGTAGAAGTATTCCCCAACTCCCAGCTCTTTGGCGATAACAAGGTTCTTGAAGCAATGCTGCTCGGGGATGTACAGATGGGTGCACCTGCTCTTTCAAAATTTTCTCGCTACACAAAAAAACTGCAAATTTTTGACCTGCCGTTTCTTTTTAAAGACATGAGTGTAGTAGAAAAATTCCAGAAAAGCCCTAAAGGTCTTGAACTCCTCGATTCTCTGAAGAAAAAAGGTCTTGTCGGTCTTGGATACCTGCATAACGGCATGAAACAGCTCTCATCCAGCAAGCCCCTTCGGGTCCCTGCTGATGCAAAAGGTCTTAAATTCCGTATTATGTCCTCAGACGTACTTGCCGCCCAATTCAAAGCTGTTAACGCTACCCCACTGAAAAAGCCGTTTTCTGAAGTTTTCACCCTGCTCCAGACAAAAGCTATTGATGGTCAGGAAAATACCTGGTCAAATATCTACTCCAAAAAATTCTTTGAAGTACAGCCTTACATCACAGAATCTAACCATGGCGTGCTCGACTATATGGTCGTAACTTCCAAGGAATTCTGGATGAGCCTTGATAAGGATGTTCAGGTTGAGTTGAAAAAAGCTCTCGATGAGGCCATTGCTTACGGGAACCAAATTGCCGCACAAAAAGCACTTGACGATCGTCAGAAAATAATTGATTCCAAACGTTCTGAGATTATACAGCTTTCAGACGCCCAGCGAAATCAGTGGGTTGAAGCTATGAAACCCGTATGGGAAGAGTTTGAGAAACAGATTGGCAAAGATATGATTGACGCTGCGTATCAGGCCAACATGTAGGACTATGACATTTGACAGGGGGCTGATTCAATCCCCTGTCAAGATTTTCTTTGCTTATCCCCAAGCGGTCATTCCACTTTTTCAGGTTTGGCCGCATTTGAGTTCTGCAAGAGGTAAATTATGTTTATGCGCTTCATCAATCGTGCAGAAGAAGCTGTTATCTGTATACTGCTGGTATTGACAACCCTGCTTGTATTTGTAGATGTAGTCATGCGATTCGGGTTCAACTCCGGTTTTATGTGGTCCCAGGAGCTAACCCTGCATATGTCCGCCTGGATGGTCCTTTTCGGTGCCTCTTATGGGTTGAAGGTAGGATCCCATATTGGTATGGACTCATTTGTAAAACTTTTTCCCAGGACCGGAAGAAGAATACTCACCGGAATCGCCGCTGTTCTGGCCCTGGGCTACTGCGGTCTCATATTTTATGGCAGTTGGATTTATCTGAAAAAAATGAAACTGATAGGTATAGAACTGGAAGACCTGCCCATTCCCGCTTGGCTTGCCCATGGGATGCTGTTGGTTGGTTTTCTTTTCCTTATTGTCCGTCTGATCATAATACTATCATCTGTAATTACCGGAAAGGCTGATGGCTTCAAACACGCAGATGAAGCAAAAGACAGTATGGAGCTTGCAGAGGATATCGCTAAAGAGGAGGGGATTTCATGACAACCGCAGCACTTTTTACACTTCTCTTTGGTTGCATGTTACTCGGCATGCCCATTGCGTTGGCTCTCGGTCTTTCAAGTATTACTACCATTCTTCTTTTTTCACACGATTCTCTGGCATCTATCGCCCTGAAACTGTTTGAGTCATTGTCGGAGCATTATACCCTGCTTGCTATTCCGTTTTTCATCCTGTCATCATCTTTTCTGTCGACAGGAGGTGTAGCCAAACGAATAATCCGCTTCGCCATGTCTCTGGTAGGACATATTCAGGGCGGTCTGGCAATGGCTTCAGTAATGGCATGTATGATCTTTGCTGCAGTTTCCGGTTCTTCTC
The DNA window shown above is from Desulfomarina profundi and carries:
- a CDS encoding TRAP transporter substrate-binding protein, which encodes MLLRKITTLVATAALSTLLVTGSALAGGPVVLKFSHVVAENTPKGQMANKFKDLVAERLAGKVTVEVFPNSQLFGDNKVLEAMLLGDVQMGAPALSKFSRYTKKLQIFDLPFLFKDMSVVEKFQKSPKGLELLDSLKKKGLVGLGYLHNGMKQLSSSKPLRVPADAKGLKFRIMSSDVLAAQFKAVNATPLKKPFSEVFTLLQTKAIDGQENTWSNIYSKKFFEVQPYITESNHGVLDYMVVTSKEFWMSLDKDVQVELKKALDEAIAYGNQIAAQKALDDRQKIIDSKRSEIIQLSDAQRNQWVEAMKPVWEEFEKQIGKDMIDAAYQANM
- a CDS encoding TRAP transporter small permease, with translation MFMRFINRAEEAVICILLVLTTLLVFVDVVMRFGFNSGFMWSQELTLHMSAWMVLFGASYGLKVGSHIGMDSFVKLFPRTGRRILTGIAAVLALGYCGLIFYGSWIYLKKMKLIGIELEDLPIPAWLAHGMLLVGFLFLIVRLIIILSSVITGKADGFKHADEAKDSMELAEDIAKEEGIS